The Lutzomyia longipalpis isolate SR_M1_2022 chromosome 2, ASM2433408v1 DNA window aaaaaattcctccttGTGCCCAAAGCCACTACTATATACAAAATGTTATCATTTTgccaaaaaggaaaagaagaaaaaaagtgtgaaaaatacaAATGATTCTCTCCCTCATAAATAAGAATTGTCTGCAAATACGGTTGTGTTAAGAGGAGGAATATGACCCGAGgggggaagaagaaaaaaagataaaggAGATGCCATAAAAAATAGGAATGTAAAAAtctctatatttatttttcaagggAGAAGAATTTCATGAATGCTCCATCAATATGAATTATTATGGGAGTATTTATGCTCCTTGGAagggaatttttaatgcatttatttttttgctttcctCCCTTTCAAACAAATAGATTAGTTATGTTGGTATTATGCTTAGAGAAGTAACTGTTTTTACATTcctaaaggatatttttttctatgcaatttttgaaaagaattttatgtccaaataaaattcttttcataaaattcttttggaaagatatttttaaaaaaaactttgcaaattattttcgtttttgtaaagaaaatatttatatcaaCTGATTTTGGTATCTTGGCGATATTTTTCGCACAAACTGGCGGCTTTCTGCTAGATGCTGatcgtaaaaagaaaatactcttGTCCCCATTCGGAGCATTGAGCAGAAATTCCATTAAAGTGTGAattgttttatgatttattaatatttgccATGAAAATTGGGGAATGTCAATAAACTGCCGTAGAAATCTATCAATCAACAATTTGGGAAcccttttgaaaataaacgaCAGCACCATTAATCTTTCcttatatacaatttaactCTCCTTTTCTCATGTTGacattttgctaaaattatCTTTCTGCGACTTCTGGGAAGAATATTTATGTGTGTCTGTCATTTGCCTTTACGTACTTGTGGTTTGACTTTTAATTGTTCTAAAAGGATTGTGCTAAACCTTCTTTTATGaatgtcaaaagaatttatgctgGAATATGTTTCTtgtagatatttttcttttttatgctccaataaatttattaaaatttctcttatgACATTATTTcgttttgttaaattaaaatacttaaCATTATCCTCTTTGTTATGTCTTCTTAACAcaatttatcatgaaaattaaaatatgaattaccTCAAAGAAAAATGGCGAACAGACAActttcatattatttaaaaatttaataagaaaaattgcaaattttaaccCAATTTCATCACCAAGGATATTTTATACATCTTCTATACATGTTTGACACGATAAAAAATATCCtgctttgtaatttttccttcactaATATTTCTCtgcataataattaaaataataaagtgtTACGACACATTTTagtattgaagaaaaaaaaacaaatagagAGTGGTGATGATGGTAGGAAaattttgtggagaaaaaattaaaagagaaaccATAAACTAGTGTTTGGTCTTGAGAATGAATTTGAAACtcaaaagataaatataatttattttcctttatgcACTcgtttcattttccttttgacgTCCTTTAGAACATTCTATGATAACtttataatgaaaaactaGAAGCGTTTGCTTGCAAAGTAGAGTGGGTACTCGTAGTACAGCCGTAGGCTGTGCAGTTACAGAAAAAAGACATTACACTGTTGAGTATTTAAAAGAGATGTTGTGATTCTTAGATTTTTTGCAGCATTTGCTTTGAATTTTGCGAAAATTCTTGcaacaaatatttgaaagattctttaaaaaaaatataatgaatattttctaaattagttTCCATGAAAGATTTCCtctaaaaaggaaaagaatatatttttgtgctatatataatacGCATCATTCTCTTACTATTTTTACATCTTTCACAGTGAGTTTCCctaattataaatattaaaaccaaagcttttctttgagctttttgccTTAGAGTGGATTTCACCTCAACACATGGGTAACATAGAGAAaggcaaataataaaatccgCTCTCACAGATAATCGCTGCCTCGGCATGAATGTGAGCTTCTACCGCGAAAATGGCTTTtcacttgagtttttctttttttttctctccctctctcctTTTATTGTTGAGATTTGCTGAACTCAAAGAACTGAATAATGGGGCGGCGTAAGAGGGGGACTGTATGTGGTGTGTGAAGGGTGTATTTGATGGTGTATAGAAGAAGAAGCTAAATGGAAACAAGAGAAGACAAGGAGTCCTCGTTGGGTACGCTTTATTCTCTCGCCGTGTTGGCTGCGGGAAAAGCGCCACAATTACATCcgaaaaatatattgtaaaCCGCTACGTATTTCCACAcagcatatatgtatgtatgaataaatatttgtacGGTAAAGtaacacattttatttattattcgaCGCGTTTCTCACACTCAGTGGGTGGATGAGTGGCTGTGAGACTACAAAGAGACCGAATATTGTGGCttctccacttttttttttcattcttccttttcttcttctcaccaTGTCTTTTCCTTCCTTATACATTATCCcaaaatagagagaaagagagtcaGTTCTTGTTATTTTCTCAACATcaattccatttaaaattcgcgaatatttttttttctctccggcaccctattatttttcatatacatatattttttacaccAATCCCAAAATTTCACGCAACTGTGAATCACCCTCTGAGTTAGAGGGGTTTATATTTGCACACAGgaagataaataatttaataaaatggtCCCATTTGGAGTCGAATAAACGAGCGTGAAAGTTTAATTGATTCAACCCACATCCTGATCTTTCTCTTCATGATGATCAATGGGATGACGGAGGACTTTGTGAGGGGTGGAACCATTGAATAtgttacagaaaaaaaagctcatcgGAAATGACATAGATGGCCAGTGAAGGAAAAGAGATTAAAggatatttaacaattttctcacccacgcaaaagtttcaaatgtaaaagaagaaaaaaatcacataaaactTATTTGATGTTTTTCTATCTTTCATGTGCTATTTTATCGGatttcttgcaatattttctttctttcttttattgaatatAATGATGGCTTTTCTATACATAAATTCTGACATCCAAAATAGATccaaattttacataaaattgtacctttaattaatctttcaaatgaattatttgaaaagaaatcggCGGGAAAGTccatgagaattttcaaagtttcccATTATGTGATTTTTACATTACAAGAGAAAAGATGAACagttgaatattttccatgtaaaaaaaattatccacgAACGAAAAAAACCCctagaaaattctctaaagaaaattttaatatataagaCGGTGGAACTGCACTATTGTACAATATATATAAAGTATTTGTTCGTGGTAAAAACTCTCATAGAGAGACGCAAAAACTTTTCCAGGTTCACTACATGAAAAGTTCCTTTTCCACCCATTATGTGCTGAATAATGACaatgaaagtttaataaattgtaGAACTTGTGAAAGTTCTTCTAAAgattatgaaaatataaattctaaagagaaaaggaagaaaaaatctccctgttgtttcttctttttttttttttttgagaggaaTTTAATGGGGACGCCTGGTGGAAGCTTCTATGTTGAATCAAGAacggaaaatgaatttttctaactCTTTGCCCTGTTgtgagttttattttctagGAATTGCTGGTTTCCTTTTAATATTAGAACAGAAGTGAATAATTAACCGGaaggagaaatgaaaaaaaaaggaaattctccaTCCTGTCCTGTgctatgtattttattattaaaaagctGCGtctgaaattatatattttttaatttcttaataaaattttaaataaagaaatatttttttataatctaaAGAAATCAAAGGAGACGCAACATAGTGCAATCCAGAAAATTGTTTAGTcttgttacaaaaaaaagctcaagtaTGATTCTAAATCGTTTTTGGGCTTTATCACGCCCTTTATGTCGTCTTTTTGGCACATTTGTTAGTCAGGCGGATGCCCCCTTGGCTCATGGAGGCTGTAAAGGTCTCGTTGTGGGAGTATATGAGACCTCAGAGAAAGCTGCAACTTTCACAGAATGTGGAGAGCAAACAGATGCAATGCTCAAAGGAAGATTGAGGGCTGAGCTGGATCGTTGTTGCATGACCGGAAAGAGTGGTGAGGTGAGAATCCTCAATGGGCTACCCGGAGACTTCCATTCAGTGGCCATTGTAGGTCTCGGATCACGAGAGAGGAGCTTCTGTGAGAAAGAAATGATGGATGTGGGATTGGAGAATGTTCGTGTTGCTGCAGCTCTAGGTTCCCTTCGACTGCGTGATGATTACATTTCGGAAATCTCCCTGGATCCCATGGGGCATCCGGAGCAAGCTGCTGAAGGGGCTACCCTTGCCCTTTGGGAATATCAGGATAATCGCATGGTTGAATGTCGTCGTCCAGCTGTAGCACTGGAATGCTATCAATGTCCGGATGAGGATTCCTGGACACGTGGGCTGTTCAAGGCAGAAGCACAGAATTTGGCACGAAAGCTCGCAGAAGCTCCGGCAAATCAAATGAGCCCCTCTGTGTTTGCTGAAGTTGCTTCCGATAGTCTCTGTCCGTGTGGCGTAACAGTGGATATCCGAGGAACAGACTGGATCATTGCACAGGGTCTTACAGCCTTTATGGCTGTTGCTAGAAGCTCCTGCGAACCACCAGCATTTTTGGAGGTAACGacttttaacgattttttcatgaataaattttcaatgaaaaacttCTCCTCCGTAGATAAATTACACAGGTACTGATTCTTCAGAACGTCCAATCCTCCTCATTGGTAGCGGTGTGACATTCAACAGTGGAGGATTGTGCCTAAAGCCCGCAGAAGAGATGGAGCTGGAACGGGCAACAATGAGTGGAGCTGCTGTTGTTGTAGCAGCTGTTAGGGCAGCAGCCGCTCTTTCACTTCCAATTAATATTCGTGCAGTTGTCCCACTGTGTGAAAATATGCCCTCAGGGATGTCCTTCAAGGTGGGCGATGTCTTCAGGTGCTCAAATGGGAAATCCATTGCAGTTCATGATACTGGGAATCCCGATATTCTCATCATGGCAGATACTTTTTCGTATGCAACGCAAAAGTATAAGCCACGTCTCGTCTTGGATGTTGCCACATTAACCACAAGGTTTAACCCTTTGGGCAGTACAGCATCGTGTGTCTTTGCCACTTCGGATCCCAT harbors:
- the LOC129788490 gene encoding cytosol aminopeptidase-like; its protein translation is MILNRFWALSRPLCRLFGTFVSQADAPLAHGGCKGLVVGVYETSEKAATFTECGEQTDAMLKGRLRAELDRCCMTGKSGEVRILNGLPGDFHSVAIVGLGSRERSFCEKEMMDVGLENVRVAAALGSLRLRDDYISEISLDPMGHPEQAAEGATLALWEYQDNRMVECRRPAVALECYQCPDEDSWTRGLFKAEAQNLARKLAEAPANQMSPSVFAEVASDSLCPCGVTVDIRGTDWIIAQGLTAFMAVARSSCEPPAFLEINYTGTDSSERPILLIGSGVTFNSGGLCLKPAEEMELERATMSGAAVVVAAVRAAAALSLPINIRAVVPLCENMPSGMSFKVGDVFRCSNGKSIAVHDTGNPDILIMADTFSYATQKYKPRLVLDVATLTTRFNPLGSTASCVFATSDPMWKELQKAAALTGDRVWRFPFWKYYTHQIANFTNFDLSNRGDGQGYTCRQAAFLREFVGDTMWIHMDIGEAGLVAKNNFVPYYREGKMTGRPTRALIQFLYQVACPEQITDLREV